One window of Sinorhizobium fredii NGR234 genomic DNA carries:
- a CDS encoding class I SAM-dependent methyltransferase: MSAAQSAGNSHAKLMDRMYRYQRYIYDFTRKYYLFGRDTLIRELSVPSGGSVLEVGCGTGRNLAMIGDSYPDARLFGLDISAEMLATAKSKLRRQGRADANLRIADATNFTAASFGENGFDRIVISYALSMIPDWEKAIAAAIAALNPGGSLHIADFGQQEGWPGGFRRLLQTWLKRFHVTPRESLFDVMRSKADRDGAALELKSIGRGYAWIAVYHRAAIDRVP; the protein is encoded by the coding sequence ATGAGCGCGGCGCAGTCCGCAGGCAATAGCCACGCCAAACTCATGGACCGGATGTATCGCTACCAGCGATACATCTACGATTTTACCAGGAAGTACTATCTGTTCGGGCGCGATACACTGATCCGCGAGCTGAGCGTTCCATCCGGCGGTTCCGTGCTCGAAGTCGGCTGCGGCACGGGGCGCAACCTGGCGATGATCGGCGACAGTTACCCCGACGCCCGCCTTTTCGGTCTCGACATCTCGGCCGAGATGCTGGCCACCGCCAAGTCGAAACTCCGGCGCCAGGGTCGCGCGGATGCAAATCTGCGCATCGCCGACGCCACGAACTTTACGGCCGCATCCTTCGGCGAAAATGGCTTCGACCGCATCGTCATCTCCTATGCGCTGTCGATGATTCCTGATTGGGAGAAGGCGATCGCCGCGGCGATCGCCGCGCTCAACCCGGGCGGCTCGCTCCACATCGCGGACTTCGGCCAGCAGGAGGGATGGCCGGGCGGCTTCCGCCGCCTCCTCCAGACTTGGCTGAAGCGCTTTCACGTCACGCCGCGCGAATCGCTGTTCGACGTCATGCGTTCCAAGGCAGACCGCGACGGCGCCGCACTGGAGCTCAAGTCGATCGGCAGGGGCTATGCATGGATCGCCGTATACCATCGAGCGGCAATTGACCGGGTGCCGTGA
- a CDS encoding ArsR/SmtB family transcription factor, whose protein sequence is MTTLGSLGLDALVDVLKAAGEPTRMRLLALLSAGDLTVTDLTEILGQSQPRISRHLKLLAEVALIDRYQEGAWAYFRLRQEGGRVALVRELLAAAAPDDAILARDSTRLTALKKARSEKAQAYFSRNAAEWDELRRLHVSEGDVETALKTMVGDEPVDSLLDLGTGTGRILQLFEGLYRRGIGVDASRDMLAVARSNLDRAGITKASIRHGDIFNLPLDGRSFDLVTIHQVLHFLEDPEAAIAEAARMLVPGGRLVIIDFAPHGLEYLRNEHAHARLGFAHQTMADWLQKAGLMLEKTTDLAPEGAEEGKLTVTIWLARDQRAADVADLPRQRLQAGGI, encoded by the coding sequence ATGACTACCCTTGGATCGCTTGGCTTGGATGCCTTGGTCGACGTCTTGAAGGCGGCAGGTGAGCCGACGCGCATGCGTCTTCTGGCGCTGCTTTCCGCCGGCGATCTCACCGTCACCGATCTTACCGAAATTCTCGGTCAGTCGCAGCCGCGCATTTCCCGGCACCTGAAGCTGCTTGCTGAAGTGGCGCTGATCGATCGCTACCAGGAAGGTGCCTGGGCCTATTTCCGTCTACGGCAAGAGGGCGGGCGGGTCGCGCTTGTGCGGGAACTCCTCGCTGCGGCGGCACCTGACGATGCGATTCTCGCCAGGGATTCGACCCGCCTCACGGCCTTGAAGAAGGCACGTTCGGAGAAGGCCCAGGCCTATTTCAGCCGCAATGCCGCCGAGTGGGACGAACTCAGGCGTCTTCATGTCAGCGAAGGCGATGTCGAGACGGCTTTGAAGACGATGGTCGGCGACGAGCCGGTCGACAGCCTGCTCGACCTCGGCACCGGCACCGGGCGCATCCTGCAGCTCTTCGAAGGGCTCTACCGGCGCGGCATCGGCGTCGACGCCAGCCGCGACATGCTGGCGGTGGCGCGTTCCAATCTCGACCGGGCCGGCATCACCAAGGCTTCGATCCGCCACGGTGATATCTTCAACCTGCCGCTCGATGGCCGGTCCTTCGATCTCGTGACGATCCATCAGGTGCTTCACTTCCTGGAAGATCCGGAAGCGGCGATCGCCGAGGCAGCGCGTATGCTTGTGCCGGGTGGGCGGCTGGTGATCATCGATTTTGCCCCGCATGGTCTTGAATATCTGCGCAACGAGCACGCCCACGCCCGCCTTGGTTTTGCGCACCAGACGATGGCCGATTGGCTGCAGAAGGCCGGTCTAATGCTTGAGAAGACGACAGACCTTGCCCCGGAAGGCGCGGAGGAGGGAAAACTGACGGTAACAATCTGGTTGGCGCGCGACCAGCGGGCGGCAGATGTGGCCGATTTGCCGCGCCAACGCTTGCAGGCAGGGGGAATTTGA
- a CDS encoding LysE family translocator, translating into MSFEHWFAFVAASALLLAIPGPTILLVISYAISHGRKTAGATVVGVALGDFTAMTASMLGLGALLAASATIFTVLKWIGAAYLVWLGFKLWKAPVAGSGENDTEAPAAERPLRIFLHAYAVTALNPKSIIFFVAFLPQFLDLSRPLLAQMAIFETTFLALAAANAMLYALLASAAGKTIRKPNVRRLVNRTGGSLLIGAGLLSLGLKRATA; encoded by the coding sequence ATGTCTTTCGAACATTGGTTTGCCTTCGTCGCCGCCTCGGCCCTGTTGCTCGCCATCCCCGGCCCTACGATCCTGCTCGTCATCTCCTATGCGATCAGCCACGGGCGCAAGACAGCGGGCGCGACGGTTGTTGGCGTGGCACTCGGCGATTTCACGGCAATGACCGCCTCGATGCTGGGCCTGGGCGCGCTGCTCGCCGCCTCTGCCACTATTTTCACGGTCCTGAAGTGGATCGGCGCCGCCTATCTCGTCTGGCTCGGTTTCAAACTCTGGAAAGCGCCGGTCGCCGGAAGCGGGGAAAATGACACTGAAGCCCCTGCCGCGGAACGGCCGCTGAGGATATTCCTGCACGCCTATGCCGTGACAGCGCTCAATCCGAAAAGCATTATCTTTTTTGTCGCCTTCCTGCCGCAGTTCCTGGATTTGTCGCGGCCCCTTCTTGCTCAGATGGCGATCTTCGAAACGACATTCCTTGCCCTCGCAGCCGCGAACGCGATGCTCTACGCATTGCTTGCATCCGCCGCGGGAAAGACGATTCGCAAACCGAATGTCCGACGGTTGGTGAACCGTACCGGCGGCTCGCTGCTGATCGGCGCAGGCCTCCTGTCGCTCGGCCTGAAACGGGCGACGGCGTGA
- a CDS encoding serine hydrolase domain-containing protein: MKGLLRKTGAFAVAMVGGVAGWLVFFPPELLRVGDGYAAKIVCSNVFLAGRDPQAVLAEDVQAPGHPLLKFVSVSLDPDPQAVTARIFGFAAPVRAVYRPGFGCTATAGGTMQALAAPGVDNAGAVAASADSPDLAWPEGSKAEIDPAFQELAEDAELTGPGVRAVVVIKDGKLVAEAYGQGFDRNTPLLGWSMTKSVTAALVGLRIAAGRMDPQKADLLPAWSGDERARIKLIDLLAMQSGLAFNEDYGDVTDVTRMLFLESDMAGFAAAKRLEAAPGSRFNYSTGTTNLLSRLWMGTFDEPAAALAYPRQALFGPLGMTSAVMETDASGTFVGSSYMYATAQDWARFAQFLLDDGRWKGRALLPDGFVEFMRSPTAASGGDYGSAQVWLTENGRRAGTGNFPSDTFWMLGHDGQAIMLVPSLRLAVVRLGLTPSRTGYDVQKLNGKIIEALD; this comes from the coding sequence ATGAAGGGTTTGTTGCGCAAAACCGGTGCGTTCGCCGTGGCGATGGTCGGGGGGGTTGCAGGCTGGCTGGTCTTCTTCCCGCCGGAGCTGCTCAGGGTCGGGGACGGTTATGCCGCCAAGATCGTTTGCTCCAACGTCTTCCTGGCGGGGCGCGACCCGCAGGCGGTGCTTGCAGAGGACGTACAGGCGCCCGGTCACCCGCTGCTGAAGTTCGTCAGCGTGTCGCTCGATCCCGATCCGCAGGCGGTGACGGCGCGAATCTTCGGCTTCGCCGCGCCGGTTCGGGCTGTCTATCGTCCGGGATTCGGATGCACTGCAACTGCTGGCGGAACCATGCAGGCGTTGGCAGCGCCGGGAGTTGACAATGCTGGGGCCGTCGCGGCCTCTGCCGATAGCCCGGACCTCGCCTGGCCCGAGGGAAGCAAGGCGGAGATCGACCCGGCATTCCAGGAACTGGCGGAAGATGCCGAACTGACCGGGCCAGGTGTGCGGGCAGTCGTCGTCATCAAGGACGGAAAACTGGTCGCTGAAGCCTATGGCCAAGGTTTCGATCGCAATACGCCTCTGCTCGGCTGGTCGATGACGAAATCGGTGACTGCGGCGCTGGTGGGCCTGCGGATCGCCGCCGGGCGCATGGACCCGCAGAAGGCTGACCTTTTACCGGCATGGAGTGGCGACGAAAGGGCGCGGATCAAGCTCATCGATCTCCTGGCGATGCAGAGCGGCCTCGCCTTCAACGAGGATTATGGCGACGTTACCGATGTCACGCGGATGCTCTTTCTCGAAAGCGACATGGCCGGGTTCGCCGCAGCAAAGCGGCTCGAAGCGGCACCTGGTTCCAGGTTCAACTATTCGACCGGCACGACGAACCTTCTGTCGCGCCTGTGGATGGGGACTTTCGATGAGCCGGCTGCGGCGCTCGCCTATCCGCGCCAAGCGCTGTTCGGTCCGCTCGGCATGACCAGCGCCGTGATGGAGACGGACGCGAGCGGCACCTTTGTAGGTTCCTCGTACATGTACGCCACGGCACAGGATTGGGCGCGCTTTGCGCAGTTTCTGCTGGATGACGGCCGCTGGAAGGGAAGGGCGCTTTTGCCCGACGGATTTGTGGAGTTCATGCGAAGCCCCACTGCCGCATCGGGCGGCGACTACGGCTCCGCCCAGGTCTGGCTTACAGAGAACGGCAGGCGCGCCGGCACGGGCAATTTTCCGTCCGATACCTTCTGGATGCTCGGGCATGACGGACAGGCGATCATGCTCGTTCCATCGCTGCGGCTGGCGGTGGTTCGGCTCGGCCTCACGCCCTCGCGGACCGGCTACGACGTGCAGAAACTGAACGGCAAAATAATCGAGGCGCTCGATTGA
- a CDS encoding lytic murein transglycosylase yields the protein MTGKARNALLTLGLLALSSTSVLAQTQPQPQTPPVACGGDLATFLEGVKTEAVGKGIPADVADRALAGAALDQKVLSRDRAQGVFKQTFTEFSKRTVSKGRLDIGAQKMKEYADVFARAEGEFGVPAPVITAFWAMETDFGAVQGDFNTRNALVTLAHDCRRPEMFRPQLLSAIEMVQHGDLDPAATTGAWAGEIGQVQMLPEDIIAYGVDGDGDGHVNLKKSSPDAILTAAKFIKSLGFTAGQPWIQEVALPDQLPWEKTGLQPGMTAGDWFALGVAPRDGNTSHGALEASLVLPQGRKGVAFLTYPNFKIYLEWNQSFIYTTSAAYFATRLAGAPPYQAGNPEPGLGDTEMKTLQTKLQALGHDVGKIDGILGSGTRTALQKEQLKLGLPADGWATPDLLQAL from the coding sequence ATGACTGGCAAGGCCCGCAACGCCCTTCTCACACTCGGCCTGCTCGCCCTCTCCAGCACGTCGGTGCTGGCGCAGACGCAGCCTCAACCGCAGACCCCGCCAGTTGCCTGCGGCGGCGACCTTGCGACCTTCCTGGAAGGCGTCAAGACCGAGGCGGTCGGCAAGGGCATTCCCGCCGATGTCGCGGACCGGGCGCTTGCCGGTGCTGCCCTAGACCAGAAGGTACTGAGCCGCGACCGCGCCCAGGGCGTCTTCAAGCAGACCTTCACCGAATTCTCGAAGCGCACCGTCAGCAAGGGGCGGCTCGACATCGGTGCCCAGAAGATGAAGGAGTATGCCGACGTCTTCGCCCGCGCCGAGGGCGAGTTCGGCGTGCCGGCGCCGGTGATCACGGCTTTCTGGGCCATGGAAACGGATTTCGGCGCCGTGCAGGGCGATTTCAACACCCGCAACGCGCTGGTGACGCTGGCGCATGACTGCCGCCGGCCGGAAATGTTCCGGCCGCAGCTGCTTTCGGCCATCGAGATGGTTCAGCACGGCGACCTCGACCCGGCGGCAACCACCGGGGCCTGGGCCGGAGAGATCGGCCAGGTGCAGATGCTGCCGGAGGACATCATCGCCTACGGCGTCGATGGCGATGGCGACGGCCACGTCAATCTGAAGAAGAGTTCGCCTGACGCGATCCTCACGGCGGCAAAGTTCATCAAGAGCCTCGGCTTCACCGCCGGGCAGCCCTGGATCCAGGAAGTCGCTCTGCCGGATCAACTGCCGTGGGAGAAGACCGGGCTGCAGCCAGGCATGACGGCCGGCGACTGGTTCGCTCTCGGCGTCGCGCCGCGCGACGGCAACACATCGCACGGCGCACTTGAAGCTTCGCTTGTGCTTCCGCAGGGACGCAAGGGCGTCGCCTTTCTGACCTACCCGAATTTCAAGATCTACCTCGAGTGGAACCAGTCGTTCATCTATACGACGTCCGCCGCCTATTTCGCCACCCGCCTCGCCGGTGCCCCGCCCTACCAGGCCGGCAATCCGGAGCCCGGGCTTGGCGACACGGAGATGAAGACTCTTCAGACCAAGCTGCAGGCGCTCGGCCACGACGTCGGCAAGATCGACGGCATTCTCGGCTCGGGTACGCGCACCGCCTTGCAGAAGGAGCAGTTGAAGCTTGGCCTGCCGGCAGACGGCTGGGCGACCCCGGATCTGCTCCAGGCACTCTGA
- a CDS encoding glycoside hydrolase family 25 protein encodes MRRLLLALLPIATILSACTSTDYDLVRTASIPPRFQDTDPQDFGGRTPHHHSIHGIDVSKWNGDIDWMKVKNSGVSFAFIKATEGKDRIDARFQDYWPRARAAGLAYAPYHFYYFCSSADAQADWFIANVPKSAVYLPPVLDVEWNGESKTCRYRPSPETVRFEMKRFMDRLEAHYGKRPIIYTSVDFHRDNLVGAFNDYHFWVRSVAKHPKDIYVDRRWAFWQYTSTGVIPGIEGHTDINAFAGSAKNWKKWVAAVSQ; translated from the coding sequence ATGCGCCGGCTTCTCCTGGCTTTGCTGCCCATCGCCACCATCCTCTCCGCCTGCACGTCGACCGACTACGACCTCGTGCGGACCGCCTCCATACCGCCGCGCTTCCAGGACACCGACCCGCAGGATTTCGGCGGTCGGACGCCACATCATCACAGCATCCACGGCATCGACGTTTCCAAATGGAACGGCGACATCGACTGGATGAAGGTGAAGAACTCCGGCGTGTCCTTCGCCTTCATCAAGGCCACCGAAGGCAAGGACCGGATCGATGCGCGCTTCCAGGACTATTGGCCGCGGGCGCGCGCCGCCGGGCTCGCCTACGCCCCCTACCACTTCTATTATTTCTGCTCGAGCGCGGACGCTCAGGCCGACTGGTTCATCGCCAATGTGCCGAAGAGCGCCGTCTATCTGCCGCCCGTTCTCGACGTCGAGTGGAACGGCGAATCGAAGACCTGCCGTTACCGCCCGTCGCCGGAGACCGTGCGCTTCGAGATGAAGCGCTTCATGGACCGCCTGGAAGCGCATTACGGCAAGCGGCCGATCATCTACACGTCGGTCGATTTCCATCGCGACAACCTGGTCGGCGCCTTCAACGACTATCATTTCTGGGTCCGTTCCGTCGCCAAGCATCCGAAGGACATCTACGTCGACCGGCGCTGGGCGTTTTGGCAATACACCAGCACCGGCGTCATTCCTGGCATCGAAGGCCATACCGACATCAACGCCTTCGCCGGCTCCGCCAAGAATTGGAAGAAATGGGTGGCCGCCGTTTCGCAATAG
- the metF gene encoding methylenetetrahydrofolate reductase [NAD(P)H] — MNARTLYPAERGNLGLSFEYFPPKNEEMEIQLFQTVADLAIFAPTFQTVTYGAGGSTKARSLTTVKRMIGEVGLKNTAAHLTCVGAPKAEVDAVIDEFVACGVRHFVALRGDPQGGIGSAYQPFPGGYESSAALVKALRARGDFEISVSAYPEKHPESPDVAADIDMLKRKVDSGATRAITQFFFDNDDFERYLERVRRAGIHVPIVPGILPINNLAQVVRFAGLCGSKVPEAIISRLAHLDDQPEERFKEASHIAAEQIVDLARRGVRDFHLYTMNRSPLIAAVCDLVGYARRPANRTAAPSYRAVATA; from the coding sequence ATGAACGCACGGACGCTTTATCCCGCCGAGCGCGGCAATCTCGGACTCTCCTTCGAATACTTTCCGCCAAAGAACGAAGAGATGGAAATCCAGCTCTTCCAGACCGTGGCGGATCTCGCGATCTTCGCGCCGACGTTTCAGACGGTGACCTATGGCGCCGGCGGCTCCACCAAGGCGCGGTCACTGACGACCGTCAAGCGCATGATCGGGGAGGTGGGATTGAAGAACACGGCGGCGCATCTGACCTGCGTCGGCGCGCCGAAGGCCGAGGTCGATGCGGTGATCGACGAGTTCGTCGCCTGCGGCGTCCGGCATTTCGTGGCACTGAGGGGTGATCCGCAGGGCGGCATCGGCAGTGCCTACCAGCCCTTTCCCGGTGGCTACGAAAGTTCGGCGGCGCTCGTGAAGGCACTGCGTGCCCGCGGCGATTTCGAGATTTCCGTCTCCGCCTATCCGGAAAAGCACCCGGAGAGCCCTGATGTCGCGGCCGATATCGACATGCTGAAGCGCAAGGTCGATAGCGGCGCCACGCGCGCGATCACCCAGTTCTTCTTCGACAACGACGATTTCGAGCGATATCTCGAGCGGGTGCGGCGCGCCGGTATTCATGTCCCCATCGTCCCGGGCATCCTTCCCATCAACAATCTTGCACAGGTGGTGCGATTTGCCGGGCTTTGCGGTTCAAAGGTGCCGGAGGCGATTATCTCGCGATTGGCTCACCTCGACGACCAGCCGGAAGAGCGCTTCAAGGAAGCAAGCCATATCGCTGCCGAACAGATCGTCGATCTGGCGCGTCGGGGCGTTCGTGACTTTCATCTCTATACGATGAACCGCTCGCCGCTCATCGCCGCTGTCTGCGACCTGGTCGGCTATGCGCGCCGACCGGCCAACCGTACGGCCGCACCGTCCTATCGGGCGGTAGCCACGGCTTAA
- a CDS encoding DMT family transporter: protein MLSSARTATTHMTLRLWLLLMLLGLIWGGSFFFARVAVAHVPPFTLVLLRLGLAAIALHLYLRGNHGLYPALAARWREFLVMGLINNAIPHAFIFLGQTHIGAGLAAILNATTPVWTVLIANVATEDERLTAAKLSGCLLGLAGTVALIGPSALAGIFGAAGDVPLWALVLPVLAAVSYGLSATYGKRFRGLAPPVTAAGQLTASTIVMLPVAAFVDMPWTLPMPPLSAMLAILGLALVSTAYAYILFFRIMAEAGATNTSLVTLLVPPSAILLGYLFLGETLQAADIAGMALIAAGLAVLDGRILRSRSST from the coding sequence ATGCTTTCATCCGCCAGAACCGCCACCACCCACATGACCCTGCGCCTTTGGCTGCTGCTGATGCTGCTCGGCCTGATATGGGGCGGTTCCTTCTTTTTCGCCCGCGTCGCGGTCGCCCATGTTCCGCCTTTTACGCTTGTTCTGCTCCGTCTGGGGCTCGCCGCAATCGCCCTGCATCTTTACCTGCGCGGCAACCACGGTCTCTATCCGGCCCTCGCCGCGCGTTGGCGCGAGTTTTTGGTCATGGGCCTCATCAACAACGCCATTCCGCACGCTTTCATCTTTCTCGGCCAGACCCATATCGGCGCCGGGCTTGCCGCCATCCTGAACGCGACGACGCCGGTCTGGACTGTGCTTATCGCCAACGTCGCGACGGAAGACGAAAGACTGACCGCTGCCAAGCTCAGCGGCTGCCTGCTCGGGCTCGCCGGCACGGTGGCACTCATCGGGCCGAGCGCGCTAGCCGGCATTTTTGGGGCTGCGGGCGACGTACCGCTCTGGGCGCTCGTGCTGCCGGTTCTGGCGGCCGTGAGCTACGGCTTGTCCGCTACCTACGGCAAGCGCTTCCGCGGACTGGCACCGCCAGTGACCGCCGCCGGACAGCTGACTGCATCGACAATCGTCATGCTGCCAGTGGCGGCCTTCGTAGACATGCCCTGGACCCTGCCGATGCCGCCCCTCTCCGCAATGCTGGCGATCCTCGGACTGGCGCTCGTCTCCACCGCCTATGCCTATATTCTCTTCTTCCGCATCATGGCGGAGGCCGGCGCCACCAACACCTCGCTCGTCACGCTTCTCGTGCCGCCAAGCGCCATCCTTCTCGGCTATCTCTTCCTCGGCGAGACGCTGCAGGCAGCAGACATTGCCGGAATGGCGCTGATCGCCGCGGGGCTCGCCGTTCTCGACGGGCGCATTCTACGATCGCGATCGTCGACCTGA
- a CDS encoding DUF3419 family protein, with amino-acid sequence MTELAPDAGFGGKNAKLKSALLQHKALSFAGLSERLFGLLFSGLVYPQIWEDPIVDMAAMQIEPGHRIVTIGSGGCNMLTYLSAGPARIDVVDLNPHHIALNRLKLAAFRHLPSHKDVVRFLGSTGTRSNAQAFDLFLAPTLDAGTRTYWNGRDLMGRRRIGVLGRNIYRTGLLGRFIAASHVLARLHGVNPADFVQARSMREQRQFFDDKLAPLFDRPVIRWITGRKSSLFGLGIPPQQFDELASLSEERSLAAVLRHRLEKLTCHFPLRENYFAWQAFGRRYPLPHEGDLPPYLQASNYEAIRNHADRVAVHHESFTDLLGRKPASSVDRYVLLDAQDWMSDRQLYDLWSEVTRTAAPGAVVIFRTAAEASILPGRLSSALIDQWHYDAETSSKLGIEDRSAIYGGFHVYRKKA; translated from the coding sequence ATGACCGAACTCGCCCCCGATGCCGGCTTTGGCGGAAAGAACGCGAAGCTGAAGAGCGCGCTCCTCCAACACAAGGCTCTGTCCTTTGCCGGGCTGTCGGAGCGCCTGTTCGGACTGCTCTTCTCCGGGCTCGTCTACCCTCAGATCTGGGAAGATCCGATCGTCGACATGGCGGCGATGCAAATCGAGCCCGGCCATCGGATCGTGACGATCGGCTCGGGTGGCTGCAACATGCTGACCTATCTCTCCGCCGGACCGGCGCGCATCGACGTTGTCGATCTCAACCCCCACCACATCGCCTTGAACCGGCTGAAACTCGCCGCCTTCCGTCACCTGCCAAGCCACAAGGATGTCGTACGGTTTCTTGGCAGCACCGGTACGCGCTCGAACGCTCAGGCATTCGATCTCTTCCTCGCGCCCACGCTCGACGCCGGCACGCGCACCTACTGGAACGGCCGCGACCTTATGGGCCGACGCCGCATCGGCGTCCTTGGCCGCAACATCTATCGTACGGGTCTTCTCGGCCGCTTCATCGCTGCCAGCCATGTTCTGGCGCGGCTTCACGGCGTCAACCCGGCCGATTTCGTGCAGGCGCGCTCGATGCGCGAACAGCGGCAGTTCTTCGACGACAAGCTCGCGCCGCTCTTCGACCGGCCTGTCATCCGCTGGATCACCGGCCGCAAGAGCTCGCTCTTCGGCCTCGGCATTCCGCCGCAGCAATTCGACGAGCTCGCCAGCCTGAGCGAGGAACGGTCGCTCGCCGCGGTGTTGCGCCACCGCCTCGAAAAGCTCACCTGCCATTTTCCGCTGCGCGAAAACTACTTCGCCTGGCAGGCTTTTGGCCGGCGCTATCCGCTGCCGCACGAGGGCGACTTGCCGCCCTACCTGCAGGCATCGAACTACGAGGCGATCCGCAATCACGCCGATCGCGTCGCCGTCCATCACGAAAGCTTCACGGATTTGCTCGGCCGCAAGCCGGCATCTTCGGTCGACCGCTACGTGCTCCTCGATGCACAGGACTGGATGAGCGACCGCCAGTTGTACGATCTCTGGAGCGAGGTCACCCGCACCGCCGCGCCGGGCGCGGTGGTGATCTTCCGCACGGCGGCAGAAGCGAGCATTCTGCCCGGGCGACTTTCTTCGGCACTCATTGACCAATGGCACTATGACGCCGAGACCTCGTCGAAGCTCGGCATCGAGGATCGGTCGGCGATCTATGGCGGCTTCCACGTCTACCGGAAGAAAGCATGA
- a CDS encoding lytic transglycosylase domain-containing protein, translated as MATIRISVSKQAFTAIALTSALASGCSTVERTSLEELTAVQTVTPIAKPGTEMTAYALPAPIGIASSTSAALSTQTAATAAAPADAAPTAIAAAPTAQPGITPATDAALAFAAPQTVAVPTAKPGQAFEVAMAAPAPGNLSPAAASTTIDKSAEPPAAPSPGVAALWESDFDTGEPVGLETLVAKRMIVPTERPKTGVIGSAVGVVASVIPDSLKLTKSPTSSKPELDRLIKHYAELNGLPLELVHRVVKRESNYNPRAYSRGNYGLMQIRYNTARGLGYDGPAEGLFDAETNLKYATKYLRGAWMVADNQHDGAVKLYASGYYYHAKRKGMLDMLDMR; from the coding sequence ATGGCGACGATCCGTATCTCCGTTTCGAAACAGGCATTTACCGCCATCGCTCTGACATCGGCACTTGCGTCTGGATGCTCCACGGTCGAGCGCACCTCCCTTGAAGAACTGACCGCCGTGCAAACGGTCACCCCCATCGCGAAACCCGGAACGGAGATGACGGCTTACGCTCTGCCGGCGCCCATCGGTATCGCGTCGAGCACCTCGGCGGCACTGAGCACGCAGACGGCGGCAACCGCCGCGGCGCCAGCGGATGCCGCACCGACCGCAATCGCTGCCGCCCCCACTGCCCAGCCGGGTATCACGCCGGCGACCGACGCTGCGCTCGCCTTCGCTGCCCCCCAGACGGTCGCGGTTCCCACGGCCAAGCCAGGCCAGGCCTTCGAAGTGGCCATGGCAGCGCCCGCCCCAGGCAATCTCTCGCCAGCCGCGGCTTCGACCACCATTGACAAGAGCGCCGAGCCGCCCGCCGCGCCGTCCCCAGGCGTTGCCGCCCTGTGGGAATCGGATTTCGACACCGGCGAACCGGTCGGCCTCGAGACCCTGGTGGCCAAGCGCATGATCGTCCCGACGGAGCGTCCCAAGACCGGCGTCATCGGCTCGGCGGTCGGCGTGGTCGCAAGCGTCATTCCCGATTCCCTGAAGCTGACGAAGTCGCCGACCAGTTCCAAGCCCGAGCTCGACCGGCTTATCAAGCACTATGCCGAGCTCAACGGGCTTCCCCTCGAGCTCGTGCATCGGGTCGTCAAGCGCGAGAGCAACTACAATCCGCGCGCCTACAGCCGGGGCAATTACGGCCTGATGCAGATCCGATACAATACCGCTCGGGGCCTCGGTTACGACGGACCCGCCGAGGGTCTCTTCGACGCGGAAACCAACCTTAAATATGCGACCAAATATCTGCGCGGCGCCTGGATGGTGGCCGACAACCAGCACGACGGTGCCGTGAAGCTTTATGCCAGCGGCTACTACTACCACGCCAAGCGCAAGGGCATGCTCGACATGCTGGATATGCGCTGA